GTTTCTACAATCATTTCATTCAAAGAAAGTTTTTCAACAGTTTCATGTAATTCATAAGCATTTTTAAATGTAACTACACCTGGAATAGAAATTAAATATCCTCTAGTTGTAAATTTTTTTGCCAATTTTATTCCTCTTGTATAACAATGGACAATTGCCTTTTTAACCTTTAAATCATCTAAAATTTCCAATGCATCATTGTAAGCCTGCTCAGAGTTATCATTATCTCTTAAATGCATCATAACAGCTAAATCATTTTTCATTGCAATTTCGATTTGTTTTCTAAAAAAATCCTTTTGAATTTCTTTAAACTCAGTAGAATAATAGTAATCTAATCCAATTTCGCCAATAGCAACAACATTATCGCCATGAGATAATAGTTCAATTTCTTCTAAATCTTTATTTAAAAAATTTTGTACATCATTTGGGTGAATTCCAACTGCTGCATAAACATTTGAAAATTTTAAAGCATATTTCACAGCTTGTTTTGAAGATTCAATATCAAATCCAACACAACAAAATCTAGAAACTCCACTAGCTTGAGCCTCCTCTATCATTTCTGATGTTTCAATTTCCTTTTCCTTATAAACACTATCATTAAAATGTGTATGTGTATCAAAAATTCCTGCCATTTTTATTTTCTCCTTATTTTCCTAGACAATATTTTCTAAAAATATTATCAATAACTTCATCATCTGCATCAAAAATTCCTAATAAATTATTAATTATTTTCAATATTTCATATAGTTCGATATTTATTAATTCACTAGAAAATCCTGCTTCTAAATTTTCTAATGAAATTCTTATTAAATTAAAAATTTCTTTAAATTGCTCAATATGATATAAATTTGTTAACATTGGTAAATCATTTTCTAATAGTTCTGAATCATTAAAGTCTTTTTCTATTTTTGTTAATAACTCTTCAATATTATTAGTTAATGCTGATATTTTTACAATATCTTTAAATTTTTTCTCTACCTCATTAATTTGTGAAGTACTTAATGTTTCTACTTTGTTAAGAACTACAATGTGTTTTTTCTCCTTAATTAAATCATATAGTTCCATATTAATTTTGTCATAATTTATTATAAAAAAAATAAGTTCTGAATTATTTATTAAAGAAATTGTCTTTTTAACACCAATTTTTTCAACGATATCATTCGTTTCTCTAATTCCTGCTGAATCAATTAAATCTAATGTAAAATTTTCAAAGTTAATTGTTCCTTCAACAATATCTCTAGTAGTGCCTTCAATATCTGTAACAATTGCTTTTTCATCATTTAGCAATGAATTTAACAATGATGATTTTCCCACATTTGTTTCACCTAAAATCAAAGTTTTTATTCCATGATTAATTGTATTTATTCTTTTACTTATTTCTATTGTTTTAAAAATAATATTTTCAATTTTTTTTAAACTAATTTTAATTTCTTGTATTGATGCTCCCTCTATATCATCATAATCTGGATAATCAATAGAAGTTTGAATTTTTGAAATTAAGTCAATAATCTTTTCTTTTAAATCCAAAATTTTTTTATTAGAACTTCCTTCTAAGTTCAAAGCATTAATTTTAAGTGATAATTCATTTTTCGATTCAATTAAATTATTTATTCCCTCTGCTTGAAGTAAATTTATTTTTCCATTTAAATAAGCTCTTTGGGAAAATTCCCCTGGTTTTGCCAATCTTGCTCCATTTTCAATTAATAATGAAATAATTTTATTAGTTAAAAGTATTCCACCATGACAATTAATTTCTACAACTGTTTGACCAGTAAATGATTTATTTCCAATAAATGTTAATATTAATGACTCATCGATTAGATTATTTTTATCATAGATTTTTCTTAATTGAAATTTATTTTTTAATTCCAAGTCTTTTTTTAAAATTTTATTTACAATTTTTATGGAATCATCACCTGATAATCTAACAATTGAAATTGCTTGTTTTGAAATTTTTGTTGCACAAGCTACTATAACATCATCTAAATCTATTTTCATAATATCTACTTCCTAAAAACAATTATAACAAAAGAAAACTCAGAAAATAAATTTTCTGAGTTATGTAAAATAAAGTATTTATTTATTTTTAAGTTTATACATTATTTTTATTTTTCTTTCCCCAATAGGGCCAATCGTTTTATATTTAATTAACGTGTATTTTAGAAGATATTCATTAATTTTTCTTCTAATTAGTTTTGAATAAACTGGTAAAATAATATCTTTTTTTTCAACCAAAACACTTCTAACTATTTTTCTAAGTTTTTCCATACTAAATTCCTTTTCATTTATTCTAGAAATGCCAAAATTAATTATTTCAAAATTAAAATTTAAGTTAAATTTATTCAAAATTATATATTTAATAAAATTTACAATATTTCTTCTACTGTTAGAGTCCAATTCTTTACTTGAATAATAAGAAATTATATTTTTATTTTGAGATTTTAAATGAAAAAAACTAATTATTTTAATATTTGAAATTATTAAAAATTGCTGTTGTACGAAATTTAATATTTTTAATCTATCTTCATTTGAAATAAATAAAAATACTTCATTTAGTTTATTTTTATAAAACCAATCAACATTTGGTTTTTTGTTAACAAAGAAGTGATTTATTTTTTGATTATTTATTTTTAATTTCATTTTTTACTTTAGAAGCTGCAATTTTACTTTTTTCAATTTGTTTTTCTCTTTTTCTTTTAAAACGACTTGCCTTTGATTCTCTTAAGAAGTGGAAAAGCAAAGTTTGAATTATTTGAAAAGTTGATGAAAAAATTCAATATATTGCTACACCTGCAGCAATATTAAAAATAATAAATACAAACATTACCATAAATACAATTTGCATAATTAATTGTTTTTTTCTAGCTTTTTTTTGTTGTTCACTTTCCAATTTAGATTTCTTCTTAAACATTTGTAAGAACATTGGCAACAACATAGAAACTATTTGCAATGGTAAATATACAACTATAAGTGAAATATAAACTCAATTCCCCTGTCTAATTTGCTCTCAAGGAACTTCAACTAATGTAATTTGGCCTACAGTTGCAACTTTTAAGGCATGTGTTGCTCTTACAACAGAAAA
This genomic window from Spiroplasma taiwanense CT-1 contains:
- the mnmE gene encoding tRNA uridine-5-carboxymethylaminomethyl(34) synthesis GTPase MnmE, whose product is MDLDDVIVACATKISKQAISIVRLSGDDSIKIVNKILKKDLELKNKFQLRKIYDKNNLIDESLILTFIGNKSFTGQTVVEINCHGGILLTNKIISLLIENGARLAKPGEFSQRAYLNGKINLLQAEGINNLIESKNELSLKINALNLEGSSNKKILDLKEKIIDLISKIQTSIDYPDYDDIEGASIQEIKISLKKIENIIFKTIEISKRINTINHGIKTLILGETNVGKSSLLNSLLNDEKAIVTDIEGTTRDIVEGTINFENFTLDLIDSAGIRETNDIVEKIGVKKTISLINNSELIFFIINYDKINMELYDLIKEKKHIVVLNKVETLSTSQINEVEKKFKDIVKISALTNNIEELLTKIEKDFNDSELLENDLPMLTNLYHIEQFKEIFNLIRISLENLEAGFSSELINIELYEILKIINNLLGIFDADDEVIDNIFRKYCLGK
- a CDS encoding TatD family hydrolase; translated protein: MAGIFDTHTHFNDSVYKEKEIETSEMIEEAQASGVSRFCCVGFDIESSKQAVKYALKFSNVYAAVGIHPNDVQNFLNKDLEEIELLSHGDNVVAIGEIGLDYYYSTEFKEIQKDFFRKQIEIAMKNDLAVMMHLRDNDNSEQAYNDALEILDDLKVKKAIVHCYTRGIKLAKKFTTRGYLISIPGVVTFKNAYELHETVEKLSLNEMIVETDAPYLTPEPKRGKINTSKEIVYTIEKIANIRNITKDDVIEATTNNALKVFNIN